From a region of the Neobacillus niacini genome:
- the ric gene encoding iron-sulfur cluster repair di-iron protein: MITFPFSTNTLVRDIVNELPKTSDVFKKFRIDFCCGGNIPLSEAIAANEINEEAIMEELRVVFEKNSSAETDLEVWTKSDSTTIIDHVINHYHRTSEEELSLLSPYVTKVSSVHGDSHPELLKVHELFYEFKKELMEHMAKEEAVVFPLIKQLADGTVENREEAINMIVELEKEHDHAGEILRQIRSVTSDYTLPLDACGTYRLVYKRLEDLEGLTFMHVHLENNILFPRYF, translated from the coding sequence ATGATTACTTTCCCTTTTTCTACAAATACATTGGTTAGAGATATCGTAAATGAACTACCAAAAACGAGTGATGTGTTCAAGAAATTTAGAATCGACTTTTGCTGCGGAGGCAATATTCCACTATCCGAAGCTATTGCCGCAAATGAAATAAATGAAGAAGCCATAATGGAGGAACTTAGAGTAGTATTTGAAAAAAATAGTTCAGCTGAAACAGATTTAGAAGTTTGGACTAAATCAGATTCAACTACGATTATTGATCATGTTATCAACCATTATCATCGTACTTCTGAAGAAGAATTATCACTGCTAAGCCCATATGTTACCAAGGTTTCCAGTGTACACGGTGACAGTCATCCAGAGCTTTTAAAGGTTCATGAATTATTTTATGAATTCAAAAAAGAACTAATGGAGCATATGGCTAAAGAGGAAGCCGTTGTCTTTCCATTAATTAAACAACTTGCTGATGGAACAGTCGAAAATCGTGAAGAAGCGATTAACATGATTGTTGAGCTAGAAAAAGAACATGATCATGCAGGTGAAATCTTAAGACAGATTCGGTCCGTCACTTCTGATTACACGCTGCCTTTAGACGCTTGTGGAACCTACCGTTTAGTATATAAGCGGCTAGAAGATCTAGAAGGATTAACTTTTATGCATGTACATTTAGAAAATAATATCTTATTCCCTAGGTATTTTTAA
- the glp gene encoding gephyrin-like molybdotransferase Glp: MLERRKPIPIGDAVKKIMEYQLDGKTEYVSIDESYGRFLSEDLMATSDVPHFDRAPYDGFAVRSIDTNEASLNNPVEFKVVDHLGAGMTSLKMIKEYEAVRIMTGAMMPEGTDAVVMFEVAKAYEKNGMPYMSIKRSFKKGDNVSYRGEDAKKGEVLVKKGTLINPGVQAMLATFGYNSVPVAKKPIIGLFATGTELLEVDEELVPGKIRNSNSHMIAAQIQRTGAIVQYYGKLPDVFETCFTAVKTALEKVDILITTGGVSVGDFDYLPAIYEKLGAEVLFNKVAMRPGSVTTIAQLQGKLLFGLSGNPSACYVGFELFARPIIRKMLFSTTPHLRKEKAILEVDFPKANPFTRFVRSAFSIKEGKLSVTPSGLDKSNIIMSLSGANSLMILPGGTRSFKAGDEVEILLLEDQAGSVWPW, translated from the coding sequence TTGTTAGAGAGAAGAAAACCGATCCCGATTGGGGATGCAGTTAAAAAAATAATGGAATACCAGTTAGATGGCAAAACCGAGTATGTATCAATCGATGAAAGTTATGGCCGATTTTTATCAGAAGACTTAATGGCTACGAGCGATGTCCCTCATTTTGATCGCGCACCTTATGATGGATTCGCTGTAAGGTCTATAGATACTAATGAAGCTTCCTTAAATAACCCAGTAGAATTTAAAGTGGTTGACCATCTTGGCGCGGGAATGACATCTTTAAAGATGATTAAAGAATACGAAGCAGTTCGTATTATGACAGGTGCCATGATGCCTGAGGGAACAGACGCAGTGGTTATGTTTGAAGTGGCAAAAGCGTATGAGAAAAATGGGATGCCTTATATGTCAATAAAAAGAAGCTTTAAAAAGGGTGACAATGTTTCCTATCGAGGCGAAGACGCCAAGAAGGGTGAAGTCCTAGTGAAAAAGGGAACATTGATCAATCCAGGGGTTCAAGCGATGCTGGCTACTTTTGGCTACAACTCGGTTCCTGTTGCTAAAAAACCAATTATTGGGTTGTTTGCCACTGGAACTGAATTGCTGGAAGTAGATGAAGAATTAGTCCCTGGTAAAATCAGAAATAGTAATTCACATATGATTGCGGCACAAATACAGAGAACAGGAGCCATTGTACAATATTATGGTAAGCTTCCTGATGTTTTTGAAACATGTTTTACTGCAGTCAAAACGGCTTTAGAAAAAGTGGATATACTCATTACAACGGGCGGCGTTTCAGTGGGTGATTTCGATTATTTGCCTGCTATATATGAAAAGCTAGGAGCAGAGGTTTTATTTAATAAAGTTGCCATGCGACCAGGAAGTGTTACGACAATAGCTCAACTCCAAGGAAAATTGTTATTTGGGTTATCGGGTAATCCATCAGCATGCTATGTTGGATTTGAGTTGTTTGCTAGGCCGATTATTCGCAAAATGCTGTTTTCCACAACACCACACCTACGAAAGGAAAAAGCTATCCTTGAGGTTGATTTTCCAAAAGCTAACCCATTTACAAGATTTGTCCGCAGCGCTTTTTCGATAAAAGAAGGAAAATTAAGTGTAACACCCAGCGGTTTAGACAAATCAAATATTATTATGAGTCTTTCTGGAGCTAATTCCCTGATGATTCTTCCAGGAGGCACAAGGAGCTTTAAAGCAGGTGATGAGGTTGAAATTTTATTGCTTGAAGACCAAGCAGGAAGTGTATGGCCTTGGTAA
- the mobB gene encoding molybdopterin-guanine dinucleotide biosynthesis protein B, producing the protein MALVKPIIYQIVGYQNSGKTTIILKMIAILKNEGIKSATIKHHGHGGRPEVLSEKDSAKHIKAGAVASLVEGEGRLCLQADETALTLEEQIRFVDYFRPDIILIEGHKMKAYPKLLILRNENDLSLISDVCNIKTVFVWHKDMINSIREKLEVPVFHIMDEMALMKISKDLIKLVHNIEEKN; encoded by the coding sequence ATGGCCTTGGTAAAGCCAATTATTTATCAAATCGTAGGTTACCAAAATAGCGGTAAAACCACAATCATTTTGAAAATGATTGCAATCTTAAAAAATGAAGGTATTAAGAGTGCTACCATCAAGCACCATGGACACGGAGGCCGACCAGAGGTTCTCTCCGAAAAGGATTCAGCTAAGCACATAAAAGCAGGAGCAGTTGCTTCATTAGTTGAAGGAGAGGGCAGGTTATGCCTGCAAGCTGATGAAACTGCTTTAACACTTGAAGAACAAATTAGATTTGTGGATTATTTTCGGCCGGATATTATCTTAATTGAGGGTCATAAAATGAAAGCTTATCCCAAATTACTCATTCTCAGGAATGAAAACGATCTTTCTCTCATTTCAGATGTATGTAACATTAAGACCGTGTTTGTTTGGCATAAAGATATGATAAATTCAATTAGGGAAAAGTTGGAGGTCCCAGTGTTTCATATAATGGACGAAATGGCCCTGATGAAGATATCAAAAGATTTGATAAAACTTGTTCATAATATTGAAGAAAAAAATTAA
- a CDS encoding YjzC family protein, whose amino-acid sequence MGQSRHFKSGQKAPNNGVYVEIGDTESNVNNPKKIKLKAGDRFPETSNDERVWTYQHKP is encoded by the coding sequence ATGGGCCAAAGTCGTCATTTTAAGTCTGGACAAAAAGCACCAAATAATGGTGTATATGTAGAAATCGGTGATACAGAGTCAAATGTCAATAATCCAAAGAAGATAAAGCTTAAAGCAGGAGACAGGTTTCCTGAAACGTCAAATGATGAACGCGTTTGGACTTACCAGCATAAACCTTAA
- a CDS encoding Crp/Fnr family transcriptional regulator — MQSIKEIPVKLTQLFDTVHHMKKIEKGTFLFQEGSASNELYIVQSGIIQISKIIPDGRELTLRMCSKGDFIGELDLFAPAPRYLLSARVVESGEVAVIMKDVLEEKLAKNHELSLEFMKWMSQQYRKTQTKFRDLVLHGKKGALYSTLIRITNSYGIKTTQGILIELPLTNQELANFCGTSREVVNRLLSDLRKAGIISIDKGSITIHDLDYLKNEIDCEDCSPEICKID, encoded by the coding sequence ATGCAGTCAATAAAAGAAATACCTGTAAAGTTAACACAACTGTTTGATACGGTTCACCATATGAAGAAAATTGAAAAAGGCACTTTTCTGTTTCAGGAAGGTTCTGCCTCGAATGAATTATATATTGTCCAAAGTGGAATCATTCAAATTAGCAAAATTATTCCAGATGGTCGGGAACTAACACTAAGAATGTGTTCGAAAGGAGACTTTATTGGGGAACTTGATTTGTTTGCTCCTGCACCTAGATATTTATTAAGTGCCCGCGTTGTTGAAAGCGGCGAAGTAGCAGTTATTATGAAGGATGTGCTAGAGGAGAAGCTTGCTAAGAACCATGAACTGTCACTTGAATTCATGAAATGGATGAGCCAGCAATATCGGAAAACCCAAACCAAATTTCGAGACTTGGTTCTTCATGGCAAAAAAGGTGCATTATATTCTACTCTCATTCGAATTACTAACAGTTACGGTATAAAAACAACCCAAGGCATACTTATTGAATTACCGTTAACAAATCAAGAACTAGCTAATTTTTGCGGCACATCACGTGAGGTAGTTAACCGATTGCTAAGTGATTTGAGAAAAGCAGGTATAATTTCCATTGATAAAGGCTCTATTACGATTCATGACCTAGATTATTTAAAAAATGAGATTGATTGTGAGGACTGTTCTCCAGAAATCTGTAAAATAGACTAA